One Maribacter dokdonensis DSW-8 genomic region harbors:
- a CDS encoding GntR family transcriptional regulator has translation MIVRMNLRDQVRDYLLSEMITGNLKTGKTINLAALSRHLKVSVTPIREALTQLQQSRIIKAVPNRGFIIAELDVEEAEDLYELVANLEVMAIENSEFNEEHIIKLKAQQEVFENATNALDRIQADLEFHRLLTKGYKNELALKILNDLKTRLFFYEHAFTNDDFFYNKSDNQHEAIISAIADDNVPTASLLLKMNWMLILNYIQKKLTE, from the coding sequence ATGATTGTTAGAATGAATTTAAGGGACCAAGTACGAGATTATTTACTTTCCGAAATGATTACAGGTAATCTTAAGACCGGAAAAACAATCAATTTAGCAGCCTTGTCAAGACATTTAAAAGTGAGTGTAACCCCAATACGTGAAGCACTTACACAATTACAGCAGTCAAGGATAATTAAAGCTGTGCCAAATAGAGGGTTTATTATAGCTGAACTAGATGTAGAGGAAGCTGAAGATCTCTATGAATTGGTAGCCAATTTAGAGGTTATGGCTATTGAAAACTCAGAGTTTAATGAAGAGCATATAATTAAATTGAAAGCACAACAAGAAGTTTTTGAAAATGCCACCAATGCCCTTGATAGAATTCAAGCCGATTTGGAATTTCATAGATTACTTACCAAAGGATACAAAAACGAGTTAGCGCTCAAAATACTAAATGACCTCAAAACTCGTCTTTTTTTCTATGAGCATGCTTTCACCAATGACGATTTTTTTTATAATAAATCTGACAATCAGCATGAAGCCATTATTTCTGCCATTGCCGATGATAATGTGCCAACCGCCTCTCTCCTACTAAAAATGAATTGGATGCTGATTTTAAATTATATTCAAAAGAAGCTTACCGAATAA
- a CDS encoding XdhC family protein, which yields MTHEFKRIFNEYRQAKASGLKCVLATVVDLDGSSYRRPGVRMLIREDHVMIGAVSGGCVEKEVLFQAQSVFKNNCAKLMTYDGRYRLGCEGILYLLLEPFEPNETCLHAFDQVIKDRKSFQLVTSYKRTYGELKGYGTFITINATNYAFNMLTERQTEALHFSQVMAPCQRLLLIGGEHDAVKLSQFGLGMGWEVSVAVTPKEDKTIEDFPGIDSILIYEPEDFPVDIIDSNTAVLLMTHSYVKDLKYLISLKNCNPAYLGVLGPARRRENLLSELLEHDMDIDISFVERIHGPAGLNIGAETPQEIAISILAEILTVIRKTEPMMLKDKLKEIHH from the coding sequence ATGACCCACGAGTTCAAAAGGATATTTAACGAGTATAGACAAGCCAAAGCTTCTGGTTTAAAATGTGTTTTGGCCACAGTAGTAGATTTAGACGGTTCTTCTTATCGTAGACCCGGTGTTCGTATGCTTATACGCGAAGACCATGTTATGATCGGTGCGGTAAGTGGTGGTTGTGTTGAGAAAGAAGTGTTGTTTCAGGCACAATCGGTATTTAAAAACAATTGTGCAAAACTAATGACGTATGATGGCAGGTATAGATTAGGCTGTGAAGGAATACTTTATTTGTTGTTGGAACCATTTGAGCCAAACGAAACTTGTTTGCATGCATTTGACCAGGTAATCAAGGATAGAAAATCATTTCAATTAGTTACATCTTACAAAAGAACTTATGGAGAACTTAAAGGATACGGTACTTTTATCACCATAAATGCTACTAATTATGCATTTAACATGCTAACCGAAAGGCAAACAGAAGCGCTGCATTTTTCTCAGGTTATGGCTCCTTGCCAACGACTTTTGTTAATTGGTGGTGAACATGACGCCGTTAAGCTTTCCCAATTTGGTTTAGGCATGGGCTGGGAGGTAAGTGTTGCCGTTACCCCTAAAGAAGATAAAACCATAGAGGATTTTCCAGGTATTGATTCCATATTAATCTATGAACCAGAGGATTTTCCAGTAGATATCATAGATAGCAATACTGCCGTATTACTAATGACCCATAGCTATGTAAAAGATTTGAAATACCTAATATCTTTAAAAAACTGTAATCCTGCGTATTTGGGAGTATTGGGACCGGCAAGGCGAAGAGAAAATCTATTATCGGAATTATTGGAACATGACATGGATATCGACATCAGTTTTGTTGAACGTATTCATGGTCCTGCAGGGTTGAATATAGGTGCCGAAACACCACAGGAAATAGCAATATCGATTTTAGCGGAAATTTTAACGGTAATCAGAAAAACCGAACCTATGATGCTAAAAGATAAGTTGAAAGAAATTCATCATTAA
- a CDS encoding amidohydrolase family protein, with protein sequence MTQLKSTILITILAVVTSPSFAQEMGFEEYNPTSTLVVPGTEITKAKFPFIDVHSHQRDMSVEALNGLITHMDAMNEAIMVNLSGRSGKSLKEKIDNINKSYPNRFVVFANVDFEGAKDMAWGEQAAAQLEQDIKNGAKGLKIFKSLGLRNKDANGNRLAIDDPRLDPIWAKCAQMGVPVLIHAADPKSFWDDMDADNERWLELKTHPRRKRTATDPAPFEQIIQEQHNVFKKHPNTKFINAHMGWHANNLEKLGELLDEMPNMNVGISAVIAELGRQPQHARAFFIKYQDRVLFGKDSWKPEEFPTYFRVLESNDEYFPYYKKYHAFWAMYGLNLPDEVLRKLYYQNALNLIPGLDTSLFEE encoded by the coding sequence ATGACCCAACTTAAGAGCACCATTTTAATTACTATTTTGGCCGTAGTTACATCACCTAGTTTTGCCCAAGAAATGGGCTTTGAAGAATACAATCCAACATCTACATTAGTTGTACCGGGAACAGAGATTACAAAAGCAAAATTCCCGTTCATTGATGTTCATAGCCATCAAAGAGATATGTCCGTAGAAGCCTTAAATGGTTTAATTACCCACATGGATGCCATGAACGAAGCCATAATGGTGAACCTAAGTGGTAGATCGGGCAAAAGCTTAAAAGAAAAAATCGATAATATCAATAAAAGTTATCCCAATAGATTTGTAGTATTTGCCAATGTTGATTTTGAAGGAGCAAAAGATATGGCATGGGGCGAACAAGCTGCAGCTCAATTAGAACAAGACATAAAGAATGGCGCTAAAGGACTAAAAATATTTAAAAGCTTAGGACTGAGAAATAAAGATGCCAATGGCAACCGATTGGCCATTGACGACCCGCGCTTAGATCCCATTTGGGCCAAATGTGCCCAAATGGGCGTTCCAGTATTAATTCACGCGGCTGATCCCAAATCTTTTTGGGATGATATGGATGCAGATAATGAGCGTTGGCTAGAGCTAAAAACCCATCCTAGAAGAAAACGTACGGCAACAGATCCCGCCCCATTTGAACAGATTATTCAAGAACAGCACAATGTATTTAAAAAACACCCTAACACTAAATTTATTAATGCCCACATGGGTTGGCACGCAAATAACTTAGAAAAACTAGGTGAATTATTAGATGAAATGCCAAACATGAATGTTGGGATATCTGCTGTAATTGCCGAGTTAGGAAGACAGCCACAACATGCAAGAGCTTTTTTTATCAAATATCAAGACAGGGTATTATTTGGAAAAGACAGTTGGAAGCCCGAAGAATTCCCGACCTATTTTAGGGTGCTTGAAAGCAATGACGAGTATTTTCCCTACTACAAGAAATACCATGCTTTTTGGGCAATGTACGGATTAAACTTACCCGATGAAGTGTTAAGGAAATTGTACTACCAAAACGCTCTAAACCTTATTCCTGGTTTAGATACTTCTTTGTTCGAAGAGTAA
- a CDS encoding RNA polymerase sigma factor has protein sequence MQKEAVFTNLIREHQGLLYKVTSIYTDNKEDQEDLFQEVVFQLWKYFDSFRNDAKITTWMYRVAMNTSITFIKKKKRRPDSVSVAEVFINESDTHNEVFEERLRLLYQHLKHLNTLEKGLIFLLLEGKSYNEIAQITGLSASNVGTKISRVKKKLKTNMTNK, from the coding sequence ATGCAGAAAGAAGCGGTCTTCACAAATTTAATACGAGAACATCAAGGACTTTTGTATAAGGTGACTTCAATTTATACTGATAATAAGGAAGACCAAGAAGATCTTTTTCAAGAAGTGGTATTTCAACTTTGGAAATATTTTGATTCGTTTCGTAATGATGCCAAAATAACAACTTGGATGTATCGCGTGGCAATGAATACATCTATCACATTTATAAAAAAGAAAAAGAGACGACCAGATTCCGTTTCAGTTGCTGAAGTCTTTATTAACGAATCTGACACCCATAATGAAGTTTTTGAAGAACGATTACGGTTACTTTATCAGCATCTAAAACACCTGAATACATTAGAAAAGGGACTCATTTTTCTATTGCTAGAAGGCAAAAGTTATAATGAAATAGCACAGATTACGGGCTTGAGTGCAAGTAATGTGGGTACAAAAATATCTCGAGTAAAGAAAAAGTTAAAAACGAACATGACAAATAAATAA
- a CDS encoding cold-shock protein — protein sequence MAKSQQTFNKTEKEKKRLKKREEKKKKMLARKAAAKENGTSGIPLAYVDFNGNLVDTPPDPAMKVEIEAEDIVLGIPKKEEGDVEEFDPVRNGKVSFFDTTKGFGFIIDAENNEKYFVHVSGLIDEIMENDKVSYELEKGMKGMNAVRVKKI from the coding sequence ATGGCAAAATCGCAACAAACATTTAATAAAACTGAAAAAGAAAAAAAACGCTTAAAGAAGCGTGAAGAGAAGAAGAAAAAAATGCTAGCCCGTAAAGCGGCAGCAAAAGAAAATGGTACTTCGGGTATTCCTCTTGCTTATGTAGATTTCAATGGAAATTTGGTAGACACTCCGCCAGATCCAGCAATGAAGGTTGAAATAGAAGCAGAAGACATTGTATTAGGTATACCAAAGAAAGAAGAAGGTGATGTTGAAGAATTTGATCCGGTAAGAAACGGTAAAGTTTCTTTCTTTGATACCACTAAAGGATTTGGTTTCATTATCGATGCTGAAAACAACGAGAAATATTTTGTTCACGTTAGCGGATTGATTGATGAAATCATGGAAAACGACAAGGTTTCTTACGAGTTAGAAAAAGGCATGAAAGGCATGAACGCCGTTCGTGTTAAAAAAATCTAA
- a CDS encoding OmpA/MotB family protein, with amino-acid sequence MKRLSLVTIVSVALLTSCVSKKKYVALEDNLSQTQSTLQKTQVEKEELQAQMTRIEARVEEYNNKINSLKEMNDSQFTSVDDVAVMSNNTKAKMRNTLKNVDPAKLAGAKTLQDSMNLAVSYKLKQSISEEGEDIDVSIDKTVVMINISDELLFNTASYRVSNKADNILKKLADVIKSEPSMEVMVEGHTDSRTINTPMVTDNWDLSVKRATSIVRKLQKEYDVDPSQLIASGRSSYLPLVENDTKEHMAMNRRTKIVILPNLDKFFALLDAEDAM; translated from the coding sequence ATGAAAAGATTATCCTTAGTTACTATAGTATCTGTAGCGCTTTTAACTTCATGTGTTTCAAAAAAGAAATATGTTGCATTAGAAGATAACTTATCTCAAACCCAAAGTACCCTACAGAAAACACAAGTAGAAAAAGAAGAGTTGCAAGCTCAAATGACACGTATTGAAGCTCGTGTTGAAGAGTACAATAATAAAATAAACTCTTTAAAGGAAATGAACGATAGCCAGTTCACAAGTGTGGACGATGTAGCTGTAATGAGCAACAACACAAAGGCTAAAATGAGAAATACATTGAAAAATGTTGACCCTGCAAAATTAGCTGGTGCTAAAACATTACAAGATTCAATGAACTTAGCTGTTTCTTACAAATTAAAGCAGTCTATCTCTGAAGAGGGAGAAGATATTGATGTTAGTATTGATAAAACTGTGGTTATGATCAATATTTCTGATGAGTTATTGTTCAATACAGCTAGTTATAGAGTAAGTAACAAAGCTGACAATATTCTTAAAAAATTGGCGGATGTTATTAAGTCAGAGCCAAGTATGGAAGTTATGGTAGAAGGTCATACAGATTCTAGAACCATTAACACTCCTATGGTTACAGATAACTGGGATTTAAGTGTAAAGCGTGCAACTTCAATCGTACGTAAATTACAGAAAGAATATGACGTAGATCCTTCTCAATTAATTGCTTCTGGTAGAAGTAGCTACTTACCATTGGTAGAGAACGATACTAAAGAGCACATGGCAATGAACAGAAGAACTAAGATTGTTATTTTGCCAAACTTAGATAAGTTTTTTGCACTTTTAGATGCAGAAGATGCTATGTAA
- a CDS encoding nucleotidyltransferase family protein, giving the protein MKIAVLIMAAGASRRMEGIKQLMPWKDSNFLVETIRTVQKSDATSVNVVLGSNADLIASTCQLTEMNINVFTNTHWDKGLGNSIAYGVQSLLKQHEPYNGILICLADQPLLEHQHLNNLIDQFEKNTSKIIATDYNAKAGVPVLFPTLHFKALSQLDGDFGAKDYLNKHTNNIISLNAARQIKDIDTTREYEQLMAEAKKTHI; this is encoded by the coding sequence ATGAAGATTGCTGTATTGATTATGGCCGCAGGTGCCTCAAGAAGAATGGAAGGCATTAAACAACTTATGCCCTGGAAAGACTCTAATTTTCTAGTTGAAACTATAAGAACTGTTCAAAAATCTGATGCCACAAGTGTTAACGTTGTTCTAGGATCCAATGCGGATCTTATCGCATCTACCTGTCAATTAACTGAAATGAATATAAACGTATTCACCAACACCCATTGGGATAAGGGTTTAGGTAATAGTATTGCATACGGTGTTCAATCATTACTAAAGCAGCATGAACCATATAATGGTATTTTAATTTGTTTGGCTGATCAGCCCTTACTTGAACATCAACATTTAAACAATTTAATTGACCAATTTGAAAAAAACACTTCTAAAATTATAGCTACGGATTATAATGCAAAAGCAGGTGTTCCTGTATTGTTCCCTACATTGCACTTTAAGGCATTGTCTCAACTAGATGGTGATTTTGGAGCAAAAGACTATTTGAATAAACATACCAACAACATCATCTCTTTAAATGCAGCAAGGCAAATAAAAGATATTGATACCACTAGAGAATACGAACAGTTAATGGCAGAAGCCAAAAAAACACATATTTAG
- a CDS encoding vWA domain-containing protein has product MKNFLKTFSVFFMVTLLVSCGNADDDVSMILNTGDGLGEGTEVDECLGLEEGELVLSIQDQYTTLPGKVSVFFKVSDTNGNPVPGLTADQFTIYEQGRNDDCFNTISTSESSARISPNSQIFSNNTLLVLDLSNSVLSSSLEELKLASTSFVDAVMPATTQESVKMAIYWFDGEDELHLLNELTPSKTELKDAIEGITDDISNDPSTDLYGAVIKSTDIASDLVKVSTADGKIGAASVVIFTDGTDQASRYTESAALKKVNEANANISFFSIGLGAEIDTEVLTAVGKTASVFATNKDELETTFRDISEKVSERANSFYLFEYCSPKRDGSGENNLAIQINTGSRQGAVQTKFSANGFTGGCE; this is encoded by the coding sequence ATGAAAAATTTTTTAAAAACCTTTAGTGTGTTTTTTATGGTTACCCTACTTGTTTCTTGTGGTAACGCAGATGATGATGTAAGCATGATTTTGAACACTGGAGACGGACTGGGAGAAGGAACGGAAGTTGATGAATGTTTAGGTTTGGAAGAAGGTGAGCTCGTATTATCCATACAAGATCAATATACCACATTGCCAGGTAAAGTTTCAGTATTTTTTAAAGTATCCGATACCAATGGAAACCCAGTACCTGGGTTAACGGCAGACCAGTTCACTATTTATGAGCAAGGTAGAAATGATGATTGTTTTAATACCATTTCAACGTCAGAATCATCGGCACGTATTTCTCCAAATTCACAAATTTTCTCGAACAATACCTTATTGGTACTTGATTTAAGTAATAGTGTATTGAGCAGTAGTCTAGAAGAGCTAAAATTAGCTTCAACTAGTTTTGTTGACGCTGTAATGCCTGCCACTACACAAGAATCTGTAAAAATGGCTATCTACTGGTTTGATGGTGAGGATGAATTACATTTATTAAATGAGCTTACTCCTTCAAAAACTGAATTAAAAGATGCCATTGAGGGTATAACAGATGATATCAGTAATGACCCTTCTACAGACTTATATGGAGCCGTTATCAAATCGACCGATATTGCATCGGACTTAGTAAAGGTTTCTACGGCTGATGGTAAAATCGGAGCTGCATCAGTTGTGATATTTACTGATGGTACCGATCAAGCATCACGTTATACAGAAAGTGCTGCCCTGAAAAAAGTTAATGAGGCAAATGCGAATATTTCATTCTTTAGTATTGGGCTTGGTGCTGAAATTGACACTGAAGTTCTAACAGCTGTTGGTAAAACGGCTAGTGTTTTTGCTACCAATAAAGATGAGCTGGAAACAACATTTAGAGATATCTCCGAAAAGGTTTCTGAAAGAGCCAATAGTTTCTATTTATTCGAATATTGTAGCCCTAAAAGAGATGGTAGCGGTGAAAATAACTTAGCTATACAGATCAATACAGGATCTAGACAGGGAGCGGTACAAACCAAGTTTAGTGCAAACGGATTTACCGGAGGTTGCGAATAG
- a CDS encoding M14 family metallopeptidase, whose translation MKHLLLAALFLCSCSVICQTDNITSQLYDTYENYKEGSIGKRRIKRADIQPLIDNFTVNDKFKVQTVGKSIGGKKLSLISIGSGETNVFLWSQMHGDEPTATQAIFDILNFFDSADFKKEKEAILSNLTIHFLPMLNPDGAELFQRRNLLGIDINRDALRLQSPESKTLKRVRDSLNADFGFNLHDQSTYYNAERTEKPATISYLAPAYNYEKDINETRGNAMKIIVFMNNILQKYAPGQVGRYNDDFEPRAFGDNIQKWGTSTILIESGGYPNDIEKQEIRKLNYTSILSAIYTIAKKSYETIAIEKYEEIPENDRKLFDLKITGASYNLMGNTYVLDLGINQIEVDYPDHNSFWYSSRILDQGDLSTYYGYETLDAAGYTIKQAKVYPRTLNSIEDVKALNFNDILKQGFGYVRLSTFPAKRINSPFPVHLIGAKYNVPELNLSPGINPTFFLEKNGVTEYAVINGFLVNLKKTDINVPNSMIFR comes from the coding sequence ATGAAACACCTATTATTAGCCGCATTGTTTTTATGCTCTTGTTCGGTCATTTGCCAAACCGACAACATTACCTCCCAATTGTATGATACCTATGAGAATTACAAAGAAGGTTCTATTGGAAAGAGACGCATTAAACGAGCAGATATTCAACCATTGATAGACAATTTTACGGTAAACGATAAATTTAAGGTTCAAACCGTAGGAAAGTCGATCGGCGGAAAAAAGTTAAGTTTAATTAGTATTGGCTCTGGGGAAACCAATGTATTTCTTTGGTCTCAAATGCATGGTGACGAACCTACAGCGACACAGGCTATATTTGATATTCTGAATTTTTTTGACAGTGCAGATTTCAAAAAAGAAAAAGAGGCGATTCTCTCTAATTTAACCATTCATTTTTTACCCATGCTGAACCCAGATGGGGCAGAACTTTTTCAAAGACGTAATCTTTTGGGTATAGATATCAATAGAGATGCCCTACGATTGCAATCGCCCGAATCTAAAACCTTAAAAAGGGTGAGAGACAGTTTAAATGCCGATTTCGGATTCAACCTACATGATCAAAGCACGTACTATAATGCGGAACGAACAGAAAAGCCTGCTACCATTTCTTATTTAGCACCGGCTTATAATTATGAAAAGGATATTAATGAAACCCGTGGCAATGCCATGAAAATTATTGTATTCATGAATAATATTCTTCAAAAGTATGCCCCGGGACAAGTAGGCAGATATAATGATGATTTTGAGCCACGTGCTTTTGGAGATAATATTCAAAAATGGGGGACAAGTACCATTTTAATAGAGTCTGGCGGTTACCCCAATGATATTGAAAAACAGGAAATTAGGAAGCTAAATTACACTTCAATTTTATCGGCCATATATACGATTGCAAAAAAATCTTACGAAACCATTGCCATTGAGAAATATGAGGAAATTCCCGAAAATGACAGAAAGTTGTTTGATCTTAAAATAACAGGAGCAAGTTATAACCTAATGGGTAATACCTACGTTTTGGACCTAGGTATCAATCAAATTGAAGTAGATTACCCGGATCACAATTCATTTTGGTATAGTAGCAGAATATTAGACCAAGGTGATCTTTCTACATATTATGGTTATGAAACCTTAGATGCTGCTGGGTATACCATAAAACAAGCAAAAGTATATCCAAGGACTTTAAATTCTATTGAAGATGTAAAGGCTTTGAATTTCAATGATATTTTAAAACAGGGATTTGGTTATGTGCGTTTATCAACGTTTCCTGCAAAGCGCATTAATTCGCCATTTCCAGTGCACTTGATTGGTGCAAAATACAATGTTCCTGAATTGAACTTATCACCCGGAATAAATCCTACGTTCTTTTTGGAAAAAAATGGAGTTACGGAATATGCGGTCATTAACGGATTTTTGGTCAACTTAAAAAAGACCGATATCAATGTACCCAATAGTATGATTTTTAGATAA
- a CDS encoding pseudouridine synthase: MEHFHFKVYKPFGMLSQLTSGEDRQLRKKRFLSELSDFPEGTMPVGRLDEKSEGLLLMTTDGKWSDDINRSGIEKQYLVQLDGLVTTDAIDKLSKGVVIGLFGKKYETLPCDVDYLKEEPILPEASAALRIGRHRPTSWISMVIKEGKYRQIRKMTSAVGFPTVRLVRIRIGDISLCQMKPSQVLKITPTLLSS; encoded by the coding sequence ATGGAACATTTCCACTTTAAGGTTTATAAACCTTTTGGCATGTTAAGTCAATTAACTTCTGGAGAAGACCGTCAACTTCGAAAAAAACGCTTTTTAAGTGAACTTTCTGATTTTCCTGAAGGAACAATGCCTGTGGGTAGGCTTGATGAGAAGTCTGAAGGTTTGTTACTGATGACCACAGATGGAAAATGGAGTGATGACATCAATAGATCAGGAATAGAAAAACAGTATTTGGTGCAATTGGATGGTTTAGTAACAACTGACGCTATAGATAAATTATCTAAAGGTGTGGTCATAGGGTTATTCGGTAAAAAGTATGAAACTTTACCGTGTGATGTGGATTACTTAAAAGAAGAACCAATATTACCAGAAGCAAGTGCTGCTTTGCGCATTGGTAGACATAGACCAACATCATGGATCAGTATGGTGATCAAGGAAGGTAAATACAGACAAATACGAAAAATGACTTCTGCGGTAGGTTTCCCTACGGTACGTTTGGTACGTATAAGAATAGGTGATATCTCTTTATGTCAAATGAAACCGTCCCAAGTTTTAAAGATTACCCCTACTCTACTATCTTCTTAG
- a CDS encoding EamA family transporter — translation MAKMQRNTLLVILSFFAIYFIWGSTYLWNKIAVTELPAFMLAGIRFVTAGSLIFIISKFLGLPLKISKQEFKNTFIAGFLFLTFGNGVVVWALKFVDSGFAALEVSAQPLVVLLMMRIIQGKKIQPMSIIGVILGIIGVFLLVGQKEIIAQEGAVLGMTLIFICMLSWSYGSLFVGKAVLPKNFFVNTGYQMLTSGLSLMIISTFLGEKWSSPLTWSTPVIWSMLLLIIFGSIITFTAFNYLLRIVSPDKVATSTYVNPIVAMILGWYFLNENITLQSAIASVVLLTGVYFINTKKSLTILSRFSGKRIPKKIVE, via the coding sequence ATGGCAAAAATGCAGCGTAATACCTTATTGGTGATTCTGTCATTTTTTGCCATTTATTTTATTTGGGGCTCTACCTATTTATGGAATAAAATTGCCGTAACTGAACTACCTGCATTTATGCTTGCAGGAATTAGATTTGTTACTGCCGGTAGTTTAATTTTTATCATCTCAAAATTTTTGGGTTTACCCTTAAAAATTTCCAAACAAGAATTCAAAAATACTTTCATAGCAGGTTTTCTATTTCTAACTTTTGGAAATGGGGTAGTAGTATGGGCATTAAAGTTCGTAGATAGCGGGTTTGCAGCGTTAGAAGTTTCTGCCCAACCCTTGGTGGTATTATTAATGATGCGGATAATACAGGGTAAAAAAATACAACCTATGTCTATCATTGGTGTTATTTTGGGCATTATAGGTGTATTCTTATTGGTAGGTCAAAAAGAGATCATAGCTCAAGAAGGTGCTGTACTAGGAATGACACTAATTTTTATCTGTATGCTAAGCTGGTCTTACGGTAGTTTGTTTGTTGGTAAGGCCGTACTACCTAAAAATTTCTTTGTAAATACCGGGTATCAAATGCTAACTAGTGGTCTTTCATTAATGATTATAAGTACATTCCTGGGTGAAAAATGGTCTTCACCACTTACCTGGAGTACTCCGGTAATCTGGTCCATGCTACTTTTAATAATCTTTGGTAGTATTATTACATTTACTGCATTTAATTACTTGTTAAGAATTGTTTCCCCAGACAAGGTGGCTACATCAACTTATGTTAACCCCATTGTTGCAATGATACTTGGTTGGTATTTCTTGAACGAGAATATCACCTTGCAATCAGCCATAGCCTCTGTAGTTTTATTAACGGGAGTATACTTTATAAATACCAAAAAAAGTTTGACCATTCTATCTCGCTTTTCAGGTAAGCGAATTCCTAAGAAGATAGTAGAGTAG